The following DNA comes from Cellulomonas soli.
GTCGAGCGTCTTGTAGTCGTGCTCGAAGTCGACCCAGCGGGCCTGCCGGGTGACGTACTGCTGCCACTCGCCGGTGTAGCGCAGCACCGACTCGCGGCACGCGGCGTTGAACGCGGCGATGCCCATCTCGTCGATCTGCGACTTGTCGGTGATGCCGAGGATCCGCTCGGCCTCCAGCTCGGCGGGCAGGCCGTGGGTGTCCCAGCCGAACCGGCGCTCGACGCGGCGCCCGCGCATGGTCTGGTACCGGGGGACGACGTCCTTGACGTACCCGGTGAGCAGGTGGCCGTAGTGCGGAAGGCCGTTGGCGAACGGGGGCCCGTCGTAGAAGACGAACTCGTTGGCGCCGTTCTCGCCGGCCTCGCGCGCCTCGACGGAGGCCAGGAACGTGCCGTCGGCCTCCCAGTGCGCGAGCACCTCGTGCTCGAGCGCGGGCAGGTCGGGCGAGGCGGGGACGGCAGGCTGGCTCTGCGAGCCGGACGAGCGGTGCAGCGGGTAGGCCACGCGGGACGCTCCTGTGATCGGCACCCGGGGGTGCGCAACGGCACGGGACCGCGAGGACGACGAGCCCGGACGTCCGGGACCACCGCGGTACCACCCCGCTTGCCGGGCCCCTGACGGGGTGACCGACCACTCTGCGACGGCTGTGACGGGCCTGCCCCGTCCGGTTCTACTGGGGGCGCCCGCAGGTGCCCTGTTCTTCCGGAGGCTCACCGGTGATGGCCGGGTCGACGCCTGTGCGGCCCATGCTAACCGAGGTGCCCGTCGACGCCGCGACCGGCGCCTCCTCAGGCTGGGCCGGTGGTGCCGGTGGTGCCCGGGATCCGATACGCGAGCAGGGCCGCGACCTGGACGAGCGGGGCGTTCCAGTTGATCGTCAGCTCGTTGACGCTCCAGGCACCGATGTCGTCGACGAAGCACCGCTGGGCGGGCAGCCCGCCGACGGCGGCCGCCGCGACCTCGTCCTGCGTCGAGGAGTTCGGCCCGCCGCTGACCGTGCCGGGAGGCGGGTCGGGCAGCGTCGGGTCGAGCTGCCCGGCGTACCAGCGGCTGTGCTGGTGGTGCACGGCATCGGTGCCGTACCCCGTCACGTACGAGAGCCCCAGGGCGTTGCGACCGAGCACGTGCCCGAGCCCCGCGGTCGCGCCGCGCACGAACCGGTCCTCGCCCGTCACGTCGGCGGCGGCCAGGAGCACGGTGAGCAGGTTGAGCACCAGACCGTTCGAGCCCCAGTCGTAGCGGCCGTCGCGCGGGGCGTACGGGGTGCCGAACGGTTGGGCGGCCTGCGTGGCCAGCAGGTCCTCGGCCGCGACGACGACGGAGGCACGCACCTCCTCACGCTCGGGCAGGTCGCCGGGCACGGTCGCCAGGTCGATCCGGGCCAGGGCGGCGACGTCCTTCCAGTCGTAGCCCTCGGGGACGAACACCGGCTCGACGCCCCCGACATGGCACGGGTTGGCCCGCAGGTCGGCCAGGTACGCGGACTCCCCCGTGGTCAGGTACAGCTCGGCGGCCGCCCAGTACCGCTCGTCGTCCAGGTGCACGTCGTCGTACGGGCCCCCACCGAAATCGGCCACGACGTTCGTGTCAGGTGCCAGCAGCACGGGCTGGGCGAGCGCTGCGGCATACGTCTCACGTGCCGCGGTCAGCAGCTGCGCGGCGAACGTCGCGTCGTGCGCGGCCAGCACCCGGGCGCCCTGCGCTGCCACCGCGGCCAGGTTGAGCGTGGCGGACGTCGACGGGCGGTGCAGGAAACGGCGCTGCGGGTCGCGGTGCGGCAACGTCGGCAGGTGCGTCCACGCCTCGTCGTGCACCTTGTGGTGCACGAGACCCGCATACCGGGACCCGGCGGGCACGCGCATGCGCAGCATCCACTCCAGCTCCCAGCGGGCCTCCTCGCGCAGCGCCCGCAGGAGCGCGCCGTCGACCTGCGCGCCCGCGGCCGCCCGCGCGCTCAGACGCTCGTACGTCCCGAGCAGCTGGGCCACCGCGATCCCGCCGTTGACGACGTACTTGCCCTGGTCACCGGCGTCGTACCAGCCGCCGCTCACGTCGAGCACGTGCCCGTCGGTCCAGCCCTCGTACAGGTCGACCCCGTCGGCGGTCAGGGCACGCCCCGCGGGCAGGCACGGCACGCGGGTGTCGCCGCCGTGGGCGCATGCGGCGGTGTGGCCGGCCGGACGAGCGTAAGCAGCGCCCGCGACCTCGGGGCCGATCGCGACACCCGAGCGCTGCAGGTGGAAGAACTGCAGGGCGTCGGCGGCGAGCGGGGCGTGCAGGTCGGCGGCGACCCGGAACGGGTGGCTGGTCGCACCGTCGGCCGCGAGCGTGAACCCCTCGCCGGGCGCGGTCAGAGCACCGACCTCGAGGGTGTGCACCGTGAACCCGGCGGACGGGTCGAGCCCGCGCGGCACGGAGGTGCCCACCCGGACGACATGGCCGCCCTGCTCGAGCCGCCAGGGCACCGGGTCCGCCACCGAGGTGACGAGCGTCGCGGAGAACGGGACGCCGGGCAGCTGCCCGACCTGGTCGAGGCGGACGCGCGGGGTGCTCACCTCGCCCACCCTAGGAGTGCGTGGTCCGGTCCCGCCGGAGTTCCGGGCCGGCTCGTCCGGACACGGCACAGCTCAGGCGTCCCCCCGGACGGGCAGCTCGCAGGTGAACCAGCGCCCGCCCTGCGGCCCGGTCCGCAGCTCGGGTGTCGACCCGTCGAGGTCGTGCGTCACGACCCGCCCGAGCCACGAACCCAGGGAGTCCAAGGCCGCGCGAACTGCGGCGTCCCGCGATGCCGCACCGCCCGGCGCCCACGCGGCCAGCCGCACCCCGCCACCCGCGTCCTGCCGCAGGTGCCACGCGCTCAGCCCATGGCCCTGCAGCAGCTGCGTCGCGTCGATCGACGGACGCCACGAGCCGTCCGCCGCCCGGAAGCGGACAGCGGCCCGACCCTCCAGACCGACCAGCACCACCCCGCGCCCGTCCCGGACCACCGCCGCGTGATCGCCCGTGCGGTAGCGCAGGAGCGGCAGGTACGGGTTCTCGTCGACCGTGACCACCACCTCTCCGCGCACGCCGTCAGCGACGGGCGAGCCCGTCGCGTCGAGGATCTCCACATGGACGCGTCGCGGCACGACCACGTGACCTCGGCCGTCGCAGGACACCGCCACCGCCCCCGTCTCCCGCAGCCCGTACAGGTCGACGACCGGCACGCCCCATCGCCCGCCGACGGCCTCGCGCACCGCCGACGACAGCTCGGTCGCGCCGTTGACGACGGCCACCGGGTGCAGCTCCAGCCCCGCCTCGGCGAGATCCAGCAGCCGCAGGAGCGGCAGCGTCGACGTGCTCAGCACCTGCGGGTCCACGTCGGCGAGGTAGCGCTCGCGATCACCGGGACGGCGCCACGCCGCGTCGTCGAGATTGAGCCGTGCCATGACCGGGACGGGTCCGAGGCCACCCGGGTCGAACGCGGTCACCGCCGAGGCGTAGGTGAACGCCGCTCGTTGCTCCACCACGTTCGCGAGCACGAGGCGGCCAGGATCCGGGACCCAAGGCACCCCGAGTCCCGCGAGCACATGCCGCAGCAGGACGACGTCGGCCGCGATCACCACCGGGTGCAACGGGATCCGCAGGGCCGCGCCCGTGCTGCCCGAGCTGGTGCCCTCGAGCACCCGGTCGAGCGGGACACCGACCGGCACGTGCGCCGCGAGATCCTCGACGAGGTCACGACGCGTCACCGTGGGCAGGTCCGACAGCGGGGTGTCGGGGCCGGTCCGGCCCTCCCGCACGGACCGTCGGTAGCGGGGCACCTCGGCGTGGGCGCGGGCGACGAGGTCGTCGATCCAG
Coding sequences within:
- a CDS encoding glycoside hydrolase family 9 protein — protein: MSTPRVRLDQVGQLPGVPFSATLVTSVADPVPWRLEQGGHVVRVGTSVPRGLDPSAGFTVHTLEVGALTAPGEGFTLAADGATSHPFRVAADLHAPLAADALQFFHLQRSGVAIGPEVAGAAYARPAGHTAACAHGGDTRVPCLPAGRALTADGVDLYEGWTDGHVLDVSGGWYDAGDQGKYVVNGGIAVAQLLGTYERLSARAAAGAQVDGALLRALREEARWELEWMLRMRVPAGSRYAGLVHHKVHDEAWTHLPTLPHRDPQRRFLHRPSTSATLNLAAVAAQGARVLAAHDATFAAQLLTAARETYAAALAQPVLLAPDTNVVADFGGGPYDDVHLDDERYWAAAELYLTTGESAYLADLRANPCHVGGVEPVFVPEGYDWKDVAALARIDLATVPGDLPEREEVRASVVVAAEDLLATQAAQPFGTPYAPRDGRYDWGSNGLVLNLLTVLLAAADVTGEDRFVRGATAGLGHVLGRNALGLSYVTGYGTDAVHHQHSRWYAGQLDPTLPDPPPGTVSGGPNSSTQDEVAAAAVGGLPAQRCFVDDIGAWSVNELTINWNAPLVQVAALLAYRIPGTTGTTGPA
- a CDS encoding AMP-binding protein encodes the protein MRTTEGDGTPPAVVPDPVLSEYAAMGAAVLGDDERWPTLGPDGLARVAAARAHPHAPVWVHATGDRLRPDDHEALRAFAARLAAADAAPGAQPTWIDDLVARAHAEVPRYRRSVREGRTGPDTPLSDLPTVTRRDLVEDLAAHVPVGVPLDRVLEGTSSGSTGAALRIPLHPVVIAADVVLLRHVLAGLGVPWVPDPGRLVLANVVEQRAAFTYASAVTAFDPGGLGPVPVMARLNLDDAAWRRPGDRERYLADVDPQVLSTSTLPLLRLLDLAEAGLELHPVAVVNGATELSSAVREAVGGRWGVPVVDLYGLRETGAVAVSCDGRGHVVVPRRVHVEILDATGSPVADGVRGEVVVTVDENPYLPLLRYRTGDHAAVVRDGRGVVLVGLEGRAAVRFRAADGSWRPSIDATQLLQGHGLSAWHLRQDAGGGVRLAAWAPGGAASRDAAVRAALDSLGSWLGRVVTHDLDGSTPELRTGPQGGRWFTCELPVRGDA